CCGCATCCTCAATTTGCTGTTTTGTTAATACTTCGTTGTGTATTACTGTTTCAAGCTTGTGATCGGGAAATTGCGTGATGGCTGCGTTCAGGGCCTGGGTAGCTGTGCGACCCGTTCCGTCGGATACGATGAAAATTTTTGCCATGATCATTCTATTTTAAACGCATCAAAATTAAGGATTTTTACCTGCCAGTTTTTTGAAAGATCAAATTTACGGGTAATGAATGGTCGTATGGCAAAACCGGTTACAATCATTGTCCCGCTGATCATCAGCGTAGATTCATCTATGATTGGATATTCCTTGTGAATGGCACGATTCGTCCCGTCAATAAGGAAATAAGCAATGCCACCCTGGATGAAAAACAGGGACGAAAGCCGGTTGAGAAATCCGCTACTCCTGTAAATAGCCGCAATATTGCTTAGACCAACCTCAAAGTTATCAATCAGTATACTGGTGTCGCTGATTTGAAGTATTTCCCCCTTTAATTCAAAATTTCCACGGGAGGTCTCGAGGTGTATTTTGTTCCCCTCCTGATATTTGAAATTCTTGACTTCTCCCTTTTTTTGTAAAACAAAATAACGCTGTGCACCTGCATGTGATGATTCCAAAAACAATACAACGAACAACAAAAAAACGATTGTGGTTCTCATAATTTCTGGTGAATAATTGTTTTCAAAATACTGATGTCTTGAGTGTTGTTAGTGCAACTCCACAGCATGGATCATATAGTAAAGGTGCTCGATGTGTTTGGAAATTTCGGTCATGTACTCGGTAACGGCTTTCACTGATCCCGGAAGGGCAAATAAAAGGGTTTGCCCTGAAACTCCGGCAATGGCGCGACTGACAAGGGCCGTTGGTTTTTCTACCCCATATTTCCATCGTATCATCTCCATGATGCCGGGGATCTCTTTTTGGATAAATTTTCGCATGATGTCCGGGGTGATGTCGCGCGGCCCGATGCCGGTTCCGCCTGTAGTGATAATCAGGTCGGTGTGCTGTGTCAGTTCTGATGTGAGTTGCTCCTCCAACAACATTTCATCATCAGGCATGATCTGGGTGGAGATGTCAAAGCGCCAGTTCAGTTTGCTGAAAAGGGTTTCCACCATCTTTGTGATTACCGGTCCGCTGCGGTCGTCATATACACCACGGAAAGCGCGGTCGCTCAGAGTGATGATTTTTATGTTGAACACTTTGGGTAAAAATTTCATTTCATCACCTGCCTTCAGCATGCCGCCCTTGAAAACCCTGCAAAACAAACCTTCGCGGGGCATCAGGTAGTGTCCTGGGTCCCGGAATTGATCATGAAAGGGCTTTCCTTTAAAGACAACTTCAAGCAACACATCCTCTCCAAGAAAACGATCGAAAATCCGGGCATCCAGTTCCTGGTCTGTCTCGAAAGTGATGTTTTCGGCAAAGCTGCCATATTCGAGCGGCTGGGCTCCGGTAATCAGGTAAAATCGCTCTGCTGCTGCAATATCCATCATGCTCACCGGTCTTAGCGAGCCGGCATGGACATCACCCTGAACTCCCTGTACATCAATCAGGATCTGATCAACCGGATATTTTCGCCCACGGGTTGCATTCGCATTTACCGAAATGATTTTTATTGTTGAAGTCATAACTCAGGATTTTTTCTGATAAATGATTTTATCTCCCGACTTCACCTTCCCTGTGCTGATCACTTTGGCAAAAATGCCTTCCTTGGGCATCACGCAGTTGCCCACTTCGCGAAAAATGGCGCAACCGGTTCCATGACACTTCTTCCCGATCTGTGTTACTTCAAGCTCTGTGTCGCCAATAATCAGACGGTCGCCAGGGTTGGTTTCATAAAGGACGATGCCTTCCGTAGTAATGTTTTCGGCAAATTCGCCAAAGGTCACTTCACGTCCGGCTTTTGCCCCCCATTTGTTTACACTTTCCAAAGCCAGCAAACTGACCTGCCGGTGCCAGTCGCCGGCATGAGCATCACCCTCCACGCCTTTGTCGGTGAGTAAAATTTCCGGAACCGGTGTTTTTATTGTCCCTTTCTCCTTTGAAATGTTGACGCTTACAACTTTTATTTCCATAGATCATCATTCATTTACAGTGGGCAAAGATAAGGATTATGGCGTATGTTCCGTTTTGGTCGTTATTTATCAAATAGCTTTACTTTTACCAAAAAATTACGACCAATGAGCGATATCAGGGAAATCACCGACCGTATTGTTGCCTTTCGCAACGAACGCAACTGGGAGCAGTTTCACAATCCCAAAGATCTGGCCATAGCCCTCTCCATCGAAGCGGCCGAACTGAACGAGCTGTTTTTGTGGAAGAACGTGGATCAGATCGTGCAGACCGACCGTGAAGCCGTTGCCGACGAACTCGCCGATGTGTTGGTTTACGCGCTCTTTCTGGCTCAGAAATTTGATTTTGATGTGAAAGAGATCATCTTCAACAAAATGAAAAAGAACGCAATAAAATACCCCGTTGAGAAAGCCCGTAACCTCTCTTTGAAATATACCCAACTTTAATTGAGGAATTAGTCTAGCAAGAAAACACCCTGAATTTGATTTTCAACGATTTCTTTTCCCCGCCCTTCCCAATGGGATCCCTTCGGGAAAAGGGAGTAAATCGTTGAAAATCAATGCTCCCTTAAGGGCTGGGGTAATCATTGATTTTCAACATTAGGAGTTTTCTTGCAGAGACTAATTAATCTTCGTTTTTCGAAACCTGGTTGTAATAAGCCACCACAGCCCGCAGGTCTTGCGGATTTCTCATTTTCAGTTTTTCATTTCTGATCAGCCGTTTGATATCCTGGCTGTAATCGCCAAATGAATCTGCAAAGTTTTTTGACTGTGGATGCACCTCTTTTGGCGTCTCCCCGCCAAACTGGATCAGGCAGGTCTGTGTTCTGTAAATGACCTCCTCATCTGTAGCGGGATCAATTTTGCGGTAAGAGGCTGCCCACCTTCTCAGCAGCCGGCAATTGCCATCTTCGATCAGTTCAAGGTACCCCTGGTTCAGGATTCCTTTACAGATGAAATGCTCAAAAACAAATACCTGGTCGGCAATACGGATCACTTTAATCTCTTCCGAATTGGCAATAGCAAGTATTTCACCGTTTTTGACAAAGTGCATTTGCTGTGTAAGCAGGTTGTACTTCAGGTTTTCAATTTCGATTACATTTCCATCTCTCATGATCACTACCCCTTGCTGCCAGCCAGGGTTTAAAAACGCATCTCCCGGAATTCCTTCCGGTTCAGTGGTGGTTGACTGTCCCCCTGAGTTTTCAGTTTGAATCAGCGGTACCGCAGGTTTTACTCCTACAACCTTATCATTGGACGATGGCGAGGATTGCTTTGCCGGGTGCTGCCCGCAGAGAGGGGAAATGATAACACCCAGGCACAGAAAAATGAGGACCATCCCCATTTTTTCTTTGTTGATTTGTGTTTTCATGGCGCATTGTATTTTGAAAATTAATACTCGAAAAAGCGCCTAAATATACAACAATTTTCCGGACGATGCAAACTCATAGGTGCAGAAAGCCCTCACAGCGATACCTGGAACTAATGAATATCCTTTATTCATCAGTATTTCCGCTTAACCGGCCTTGCCAATAAAAAAATGACTGAAAGTGTTTTTTCAGGTTAGTTTCCTTTTCAAAGATCCCATAAACTGCAGATCCGCTGCCACTCATCTGGGCATAAATTGCACCGTAATTATAAAATTGAGATTTGATGTGTTGGATTGAGGGAAATTTCTCAAATACAGGTTGTTCAAAATCATTGCTGAGATGATGACGCCATTGATGGATTGAGTTGCTAATCACTACCGGCAGTTGTACTTCAGCCGTCGACGGTTTGATGGCTGCATAGGCATCCATGGTACTGATATACACATCCGGTTTGACGATTATCATGAGATACCCGGAAAGGTCAAGGCTGAGTTTTTCAAACTGATCACCCTTTCCATAAGCAAATACAGGCTGATTTTGAATAAAAAATGGACAGTCACTGCCCAATTGCCGGGCATACTCTTCCATCGTACCGGTTGACAATTCCAGCGAAAAAACCCGGCTGATCAGCTTAATCATGAATGCGCCGTCTGACGAACCTCCGCCAAGCCCGGCTCCAATTGGGACCGTCTTATGCAGGTGTATTTTTACCGGGGGCAAACTGAAATCTTTTTCCAACATTCGCCAGGCTTTTATGCAAAGGTTGTCCTCCTTATTTCCCGGAATTTCGATTCCCGAACTGCTAAATTCAAACTTTTTATCGCCGGCCACCACCAGTTCGAGGGCATCGCAAAGTGGCACAGGGTAAAAAATAGTTTCGATGTTATGAAAACCATCTGAGCGCTTTTGCGTTACCTGCAACCCCAGGTTGATTTTTGCATTGGGAAACAATACCATATCAATTCATGTTGTTTATGCTGCAAAAGTAATTACTTCAATTAACGCTTAAAGTATTTGCCCTTACAAATTGTCTTAATTTTGCAACGGAATTACATCAAAACACCCATTAGATGCCAATCATTCATTCACTATTTACATGGCTGATAAAGAAAAGGATCCATCAGATCGATCTTTTTATCAAATATCCGGTTGATGTACAGATGGATTGGTTTAAAAAACTGATTGCCACCTCAAAAGATACTGAATGGGGGATGAAGTATGACTACAAATCTATTTCAACCGTTGATGAATTCAGGCAGCGTGTTCCTGTGGGTGATTACAATAGCCTGAAACCGTTCATTGACAGGCTGCGCGAGGGCGAACAAAACCTCTTGTGGCCTACCGACATCAAATGGTTTGCAAAGTCATCAGGCACGACCAATGATAAAAGCAAATATATCCCGGTGAGCACCGAAGCACTTGAAGAATGTCACTTTAAGGGCGGCCGAGATATGCTCGCCATTTATGTGAACAACCATCCCGACTCGCATATCTTCTCAGGTAAAGGCCTGGTGATGGGCGGGAGCCGGAACATCACCGAAGTGAACAACGAAAGTTATTACACCGGCGACCTCTCTGCCATCATCATACAGAACCTGCCTTTCTGGGCACAGTTGAAAAGCACCCCGGGTTCATCCATCGCACTGATGGAAGATTGGGAAGGAAAAATCGAGAAAATGGCTGATATTACCATTGGACATGATGTTACGAGCATTTCAGGGGTCCCTTCATGGACTTTGGTGCTTATTAAAAGGATACTTGAAAAAACTGGGAAGAAAAACCTGCTTGATATATGGCCAAACCTCGATGTCTTTTTCCACGGAGGTGTAAATTTCGATCCCTACCGGAAACAATTCAGGCAATTGATCGATTCCGATGAAATGAACTATATGGAGACCTACAACGCTTCTGAAGGCTTTTTCGGAATTCAGTACCGCTCTGATCTCAACGACATGCTCCTGATGCTTGATTATGGCATTTTCTACGAATTTGTCCCCATAGATGAAATTGATAAAGAGCAGCCAAAAACCCTCTGGCTTGACGAGGTAAAGACAGGCGAAAACTACGCGATGGTCATTTCCACCAATGCCGGTCTGTGGCGCTATATCATTGGGGATACCATCATGT
This genomic stretch from Bacteroidales bacterium harbors:
- a CDS encoding nucleotide pyrophosphohydrolase, giving the protein MSDIREITDRIVAFRNERNWEQFHNPKDLAIALSIEAAELNELFLWKNVDQIVQTDREAVADELADVLVYALFLAQKFDFDVKEIIFNKMKKNAIKYPVEKARNLSLKYTQL
- a CDS encoding molybdenum cofactor synthesis protein — translated: MTSTIKIISVNANATRGRKYPVDQILIDVQGVQGDVHAGSLRPVSMMDIAAAERFYLITGAQPLEYGSFAENITFETDQELDARIFDRFLGEDVLLEVVFKGKPFHDQFRDPGHYLMPREGLFCRVFKGGMLKAGDEMKFLPKVFNIKIITLSDRAFRGVYDDRSGPVITKMVETLFSKLNWRFDISTQIMPDDEMLLEEQLTSELTQHTDLIITTGGTGIGPRDITPDIMRKFIQKEIPGIMEMIRWKYGVEKPTALVSRAIAGVSGQTLLFALPGSVKAVTEYMTEISKHIEHLYYMIHAVELH
- a CDS encoding 4-(cytidine 5'-diphospho)-2-C-methyl-D-erythritol kinase, producing MVLFPNAKINLGLQVTQKRSDGFHNIETIFYPVPLCDALELVVAGDKKFEFSSSGIEIPGNKEDNLCIKAWRMLEKDFSLPPVKIHLHKTVPIGAGLGGGSSDGAFMIKLISRVFSLELSTGTMEEYARQLGSDCPFFIQNQPVFAYGKGDQFEKLSLDLSGYLMIIVKPDVYISTMDAYAAIKPSTAEVQLPVVISNSIHQWRHHLSNDFEQPVFEKFPSIQHIKSQFYNYGAIYAQMSGSGSAVYGIFEKETNLKKHFQSFFYWQGRLSGNTDE
- a CDS encoding MOSC domain-containing protein; translation: MEIKVVSVNISKEKGTIKTPVPEILLTDKGVEGDAHAGDWHRQVSLLALESVNKWGAKAGREVTFGEFAENITTEGIVLYETNPGDRLIIGDTELEVTQIGKKCHGTGCAIFREVGNCVMPKEGIFAKVISTGKVKSGDKIIYQKKS
- a CDS encoding GH3 auxin-responsive promoter family protein — protein: MPIIHSLFTWLIKKRIHQIDLFIKYPVDVQMDWFKKLIATSKDTEWGMKYDYKSISTVDEFRQRVPVGDYNSLKPFIDRLREGEQNLLWPTDIKWFAKSSGTTNDKSKYIPVSTEALEECHFKGGRDMLAIYVNNHPDSHIFSGKGLVMGGSRNITEVNNESYYTGDLSAIIIQNLPFWAQLKSTPGSSIALMEDWEGKIEKMADITIGHDVTSISGVPSWTLVLIKRILEKTGKKNLLDIWPNLDVFFHGGVNFDPYRKQFRQLIDSDEMNYMETYNASEGFFGIQYRSDLNDMLLMLDYGIFYEFVPIDEIDKEQPKTLWLDEVKTGENYAMVISTNAGLWRYIIGDTIMFTSINPYRVKITGRIRNFINAFGEELIIDNAEKALIIACEKCHAIVAEYTAAPVYFSDEKSKAAHEWVIEFEVPPRDIEFFTDTLDTALKSLNSDYEAKRHKNMLLQEPLIRVVPKGTFYKWLKKRDKLGGQNKVPRLSNDRKNIDEILGMIG